From the Lolium rigidum isolate FL_2022 chromosome 2, APGP_CSIRO_Lrig_0.1, whole genome shotgun sequence genome, one window contains:
- the LOC124687540 gene encoding protein SHORTAGE IN CHIASMATA 1 homolog codes for MTLRYPTELADSIYQVEKIPVKHNDEADHFSATNINLSEIAAFDCGAKIPQLEVCRHSWELDECPTKAEISSIFHNLVEHLGEAQVQHSAFKSTEFSGPIDVDMLALVAKDAPSADYQVDEPTTVRAAVEMDLVRINGNILVDRNSALYPLKPDGTCSDLPCSMLLEEVQIIDFPSHDVSKTLVQSETAELSTSDEIFKDDFDPARRFYESVVSSELVLVDDAFISLPTPILTDDDITLRSMIPSMEEVLCSLKPHSLSSADGIYLDWHLLLEGPCNREICSTYASMVEEVKSCHSNSELQVSCQETSAPSFDFLEYFWRSAKNQDEDKQKNIYVPAHDDPPAVVETAQKYRQEFDTGGHSHMEKLSSKKPASLFESKSQSNDLNFYLNVRSGTKRGANEYSVSTLDIPTLKEQAAPSSTMPKVEKLIEIHPVSLSDSIRVLIKHIHISYTSALQESASLRHTFSDGHGLSISKQKLLGLITGEGSDGFYNHCKYEDKMELMVLYGLKQVAYYLCFFGLHAAHMYISNLIGSFENIPERLRHVHCFIGEARWKAEKHQFDSHPSLFDIEKILRSNTRTNQKILIVADRAFWVPLGHKLTSLKMTFGELGKDPDAAYLDQVNKANSKTSVLGGLAKSDCILLDNKDIPASFPFNEFVIVLEYGGPNKSSTLLSLAPKLDGFPPLHFLYVKVDTEDSSIALVEDNPTEQDLKATLDTVLHTLQKDLQEKMNKMRIVDSLNFIPATNPLQGLQENLVKHLTADSTISFPADDQQLKLENLEKKNTADAPNFVPVAEQRHIEEILSRRDILDPQNFVPAVDKSSSTSSVSANVMKAPQDNLSATDLPSSVKVGSILSGRLSTPEAVIVVNTGSHGKSMLFSRRSSYQQILSLEKGGMQVVERDIDLPVDLILSASDCLVWCETKLFGCSEFSMPTETSSITSFVETIATNILMSISFCFSGCIMVFEGEPHSLAAVMESSDSLYAAAASLVMNLQLFFSHTPKSTDEIILSCIRKVARLNRAPLDIPESESLAESFLTKFPSINPLSAYIILSSGGTLVEFLSWSHERRIQAVGEHLLSPQSITLFSALCKFGELGESRSVMTECSSVDSDICSALLQSPRKRRKCAPQAFAVPTSDPLCLDPLNQLPGDYVEHDNVFSPPKLRRFSDMEDATPHLREAFMFDQSLSRGGEGVSCLPRKHGVDAMIHNQIMGDPFSNELSRDTRTYDRRASGMVDTHDFSWQPEFRGKEPMKSSFPASEPSFSRTYSHPVFPTALEINDDTGDWDFSAGTHHTLKGHVHGDTSTLSRRYDDVGSRYHEPREEMMQSQGGSLDFLKHDVGSHAASHGSGWEIDYLRQMNENRKSRQERSSGMMSNSRMRDGASEIRSPPSIESFRYRGDRDTPSRGRSLSIGTRYRGDRDTPSRDRSPPAGTHRYGKAREGTKAHTQGVRKYFKAQPSASQERRIQPSIDPSWTPVDKRARQKLSFATDGKEKQSKLIWRNQNSPGIGCGFRKRYREEGT; via the exons ATGACTTTAAGATATCCAACTGAACTTGCGGACTCAATTTATCAAGTAGAAAAAATCCCTGTGAAGCATAATGACGAGGCAGACCATTTCTCTGCAACAAATATTAACTTGTCAGAGATTGCAGCATTTGATTGTGGTGCAAAAATACCACAATTGGAGGTTTGTAGGCATTCCTGGGAGCTTGATGAGTGTCCAACCAAGGCAGAGATATCCAGTATTTTTCATAACCTTGTTGAGCACTTGGGTGAAGCACAGGTTCAGCATTCAGCGTTTAAATCAACAGAGTTCTCGGGACCAATTGATGTGGATATGCTGGCCTTGGTTGCCAAAGATGCACCATCTGCAGACTATCAAGTAGATGAACCAACAACAGTCAGGGCTGCAGTAGAAATGGATCTTGTGAGGATCAATGGTAATATTCTGGTTGACAGAAACTCAGCATTATACCCTCTCAAGCCTGATGGGACTTGCTCAGACTTGCCATGCTCAATGTTGTTAGAAGAAGTCCAAATCATTGATTTTCCTTCACATGATGTCTCCAAGACGCTTGTTCAGTCAGAGACAGCTGAGCTGAGTACATCTGATGAAATATTCAAAGACGACTTTGATCCAGCAAGACGTTTCTATGAATCAGTGGTTAGCTCTGAGTTGGTACTGGTTGACGATGCATTCATATCACTGCCTACACCTATTTTAACTGATGATGATATAACCCTGAGATCTATGATTCCCTCCATGGAAGAAGTACTCTGCTCTCTGAAACCACATTCTCTCTCTTCAGCTGACGGAATTTATTTGGACTGGCATCTTTTATTGGAAGGTCCATGCAACCGGGAGATCTGCTCTACTTATGCAAGCATGGTTGAGGAGGTAAAAAGTTGCCATTCAAATTCTGAGCTGCAAGTCAGTTGCCAGGAGACATCAGCACCCAGCTTTGATTTTCTTGAGTATTTTTGGAGAAGTGCAAAGAACCAAGATGAGGACAAGCAGAAAAATATTTATGTTCCAGCCCATGATGATCCACCTGCTGTAGTGGAAACAGCTCAGAAATACAGACAAGAATTTGATACTGGAGGCCACAGCCACATGGAAAAGTTGAGTTCAAAAAAGCCAGCTTCCTTATTCGAGTCAAAGTCGCAATCGAATGACCTGAACTTCTACTTGAATGTCAGAAGCGGCACCAAGAGAGGAGCTAATGAGTACAGTGTTTCTACATTAGATATCCCCACTTTGAAAGAGCAAGCAGCTCCTTCTTCAACCATGCCTAAAGTTGAAAAGCTCATAGAAATTCATCCTGTCAGCCTCTCAGATTCTATTCGAGTCCTTATTAAACACATTCATATAAGTTATACTTCTGCTTTGCAAGAAAGTGCATCTTTGAGGCATACTTTCTCCGATGGGCATGGTTTAAGCATTTCGAAGCAGAAACTTCTTGGACTGATAACTGGAGAAGGTTCAGATGGCTTCTATAATCACTGTAAATACGAAGATAAGATGGAACTCATGGTACTGTATGGACTAAAACAGGTTGCATACTACCTCTGTTTCTTTGGTTTGCATGCTGCCCATATGTACATAAGCAACCTGATTGGAAGTTTTGAAAATATTCCTGAGAGGTTAAGGCATGTTCATTGTTTCATCGGTGAAGCACGGTGGAAAGCCGAGAAGCACCAGTTTGACTCCCATCCATCCTTATTTGACATTGAGAAAATCCTCAGATCTAATACACGGACAAACCAAAAGATCCTTATagttgccgacagagctttctgGGTGCCATTGGGTCATAAATTAACTTCACTGAAGATGACATTTGGTGAACTAGGAAAAGACCCTGATGCAGCTTATCTAGATCAGGTGAACAAGGCGAATTCTAAAACTTCGGTGCTGGGAGGATTAGCGAAATCAGACTGCATTCTGCTAGATAACAA GGACATTCCAGCTTCATTCCCTTTCAATGAGTTTGTTATCGTACTGGAATATGGGGGTCCAAATAAATCATCTACCTTGTTGTCTCTGGCTCCTAAATTAGATGGTTTTCCACCACTGCATTTCCTCTATGTCAAAGTGGATACTGAAGACTCTTCGATTGCACTTGTTGAGGACAATCCTACAGAGCAAGATTTGAAAGCCACATTG GATACGGTTTTGCATACACTTCAGAAGGATCTGCAAGAGAAGATGAACAAAATGCGTATTGTTGATTCGTTGAACTTCATACCAGCAACTAATCCACTGCAAGGACTGCAGGAAAATCTAGTCAAACATCTCACTGCTGATTCAACAATAAGCTTCCCGGCAGATGATCAACAGCTCAAACTAGAAAATCTGGAGAAAAAGAATACTGCTGATGCACCTAATTTTGTGCCTGTAGCTGAACAGCGGCACATAGAGGAAATTTTGAGCAGAAGAGATATTCTTGATCCACAAAATTTTGTGCCTGCAGTTGACAAGAGCAGCTCTACTTCTTCCGTGTCTGCAAATGTGATGAAAGCCCCGCAAGACAATCTATCTGCTACTGACTTGCCTTCCAGTGTAAAAGTTGGCAGCATCTTATCAGGAAGATTGTCTACCCCAGAGGCGGTGATTGTTGTAAATACTGGAAGTCATGGAAAGAGTATGCTTTTCTCCCGTAGATCATCTTATCAGCAGATACTATCTTTGGAGAAAGGAGGAATGCAGGTTGTGGAACGAGACATTGATCTTCCTGTGGACCTAATACTCAGTGCTTCAGATTGCTTAGTATGGTGTGAGACCAAACTCTTTGGGTGCAGTGAATTCTCAATGCCAACAGAGACATCTAGTATAACAAGTTTTGTAGAGACCATTGCGACCAATATTCTGATGTCAATTAGCTTCTGTTTCAGTGGCTGCATAATG GTCTTTGAAGGAGAACCTCACTCCCTTGCTGCTGTAATGGAATCATCCGATTCTCTATATGCTGCAGCTGCTAGTCTGGTCATGAACTTGCAGCTATTCTTCTCACACACTCCCAAGTCAACAGATGAGATAATTCTTAGTTGCATCAGAAAGGTGGCTAGGTTAAATAGAGCTCCTCTAGATATACCTGAATCAGAAAGCTTAGCTGAATCATTTCTCACAAAATTTCCTTCAATCAACCCCTTGTCTGCATACATAATACTTTCTTCTGGAGGCACCCTCGTGGAGTTCCTCAGTTGGTCACATGAGCGTCGCATTCAGGCTGTTGGAGAGCATCTGTTGTCTCCACAGAGCATTACTCTGTTCagtgctttatgcaaatttggcgAGCTAGGTGAATCTAGGTCTGTAATGACCGAATGCTCTTCTGTAGATTCAGACATCTGCAGTGCATTGCTGCAGTCTCCAAGGAAGAGGAGAAAGTGTGCCCCACAAGCTTTTGCAGTACCAACCAGTGATCCTCTCTGTCTCGATCCTCTAAACCAATTGCCTGGTGACTATGTAGAACATGACAATGTATTCTCACCGCCCAAGTTGAGGAGGTTCTCTGACATGGAGGATGCAACACCTCACCTCCGAGAGGCCTTCATGTTCGACCAAAGTTTGAGTAGGGGAGGCGAGGGTGTCTCTTGTCTTCCAAGAAAGCATGGCGTTGATGCAATGATTCACAATCAGATAATGGGTGATCCATTCAGCAATGAATTGAGTAGAGATACGAGGACATATGATAGAAGGGCCAGCGGTATGGTTGACACACACGACTTCTCTTGGCAGCCTGAATTCCGGGGTAAAGAACCAATGAAAAGCTCTTTTCCTGCAAGCGAACCATCATTCAGCAGAACTTACAGCCATCCAGTATTTCCCACTGCATTGGAGATCAACGACGATACTGGTGACTGGGACTTCTCAGCAGGTACACATCACACTTTGAAGGGTCATGTACATGGGGATACTTCCACACTCTCTCGCAGATATGACGATGTGGGCAGCAGATACCATGAACCACGAGAGGAAATGATGCAGAGTCAAGGGGGCTCGCTTGATTTTCTGAAACATGATGTTGGCTCTCATGCGGCTTCACATGGTTCAGGCTGGGAAATCGATTATCTAAGGCAAATGAACGAAAACAGGAAATCACGTCAGGAGAGATCATCAGGAATGATGTCAAACTCGAGAATGAGGGATGGAGCCTCTGAGATTC